The Amycolatopsis mongoliensis genome includes a window with the following:
- a CDS encoding Lrp/AsnC family transcriptional regulator, whose protein sequence is MLTEQDLKLVDALQAAPRASWSTLGRALGLGAVTAARHWDTLVERGDAWLTAYAGGELTAPLALAFVEIDCEPGAALRVAAALAADVHVVTVEYVAGPCDLLAHVVAPTVRELGAHVLDRVSAVPGVTRARTVLSPRMFTEGSRWRVRAISPGQREALSPKPAKNRAPLRFDDADRALILALGVDARASAAALAIELGIGATTVRRRLDTLLGRGAIRVRCEIARSVSPAPVTVTLWLRVPPDKLETTARSLAMLPEVRMCAALTGAANLMLVVWLPSQHETVALEAVLAAKLPWLEVVGRAVTLRNVKLMGRLLDAAGRGIGRVPLDFWAAVPVPEHGDRGVSRSGG, encoded by the coding sequence ATGTTGACCGAGCAGGACCTCAAACTGGTCGACGCGCTGCAGGCGGCGCCACGGGCGTCCTGGTCGACGCTCGGCCGCGCGCTCGGCCTGGGCGCGGTGACCGCCGCGCGGCACTGGGACACGCTGGTCGAGCGCGGGGACGCGTGGCTCACCGCGTACGCCGGCGGGGAGCTGACCGCGCCGCTGGCCCTCGCCTTCGTCGAGATCGACTGCGAGCCCGGCGCCGCGCTGCGGGTCGCCGCGGCGCTGGCGGCGGACGTCCACGTGGTCACCGTCGAGTACGTCGCCGGGCCGTGCGACCTGCTCGCGCACGTCGTCGCGCCGACGGTGCGGGAGCTGGGCGCGCACGTGCTGGACCGGGTGTCGGCGGTGCCCGGGGTGACGCGGGCGCGCACGGTGCTGTCGCCGCGGATGTTCACCGAGGGCAGCCGGTGGCGGGTGCGGGCGATTTCGCCGGGGCAGCGCGAGGCCCTCTCCCCGAAGCCGGCGAAGAACCGCGCGCCTCTGCGGTTCGACGACGCGGACCGGGCGCTGATCCTGGCCCTCGGCGTGGACGCCCGGGCGTCGGCGGCGGCGTTGGCGATCGAGCTCGGCATCGGCGCGACCACGGTGCGGCGCCGGCTGGACACCCTGCTCGGCCGGGGTGCGATCCGCGTCCGGTGCGAGATCGCGCGGTCGGTGTCGCCCGCGCCGGTGACGGTGACGCTGTGGCTGCGGGTGCCGCCGGACAAGCTGGAGACGACCGCGCGCTCGCTGGCGATGCTGCCGGAGGTGCGCATGTGTGCGGCGCTGACCGGGGCGGCGAACCTGATGCTGGTGGTGTGGCTGCCTTCGCAGCACGAGACCGTGGCGCTGGAAGCCGTGCTGGCCGCGAAGCTGCCGTGGCTGGAGGTCGTCGGCCGGGCGGTGACGCTGCGGAACGTCAAGCTGATGGGCCGGCTGCTCGACGCGGCCGGGCGCGGGATCGGCCGGGTGCCGCTGGACTTCTGGGCCGCGGTCCCCGTGCCGGAGCACGGGGACCGCGGCGTGAGCCGGTCCGGGGGATGA